A stretch of DNA from Rhizoctonia solani chromosome 9, complete sequence:
CgatgatttgttcaacttcatattcttcttccccttctattgttcaggagggggtcgatctgggaatggttggcttggggattTGTGAGCCTTGGACAGTAGCCCCCGTAAaagacgtcatggattttcagtgACTCAGGAAGTTTCAGGCGGTAtgcgtggctggagatctTTTTGGTGACTTCAAAAGGTCCCAGGCGCTTAGGGTccaatttgttggagttggaacGGATTTCCACATTCTTTGCGTCCAGCCATACTTTCTCCCCAATTGCGTATTCCGGGATTGTGCCCTTTGTTCCTGCCATtttttcctttgtcatcctTAAGCGGATtcggcttctttccattcctgCGCCAGGGTGTCAGCTAGGttggcttctgggacgttcgCTGGGACATTGGATGGGTTCATGACCGGACTTCTTCCATATACCAGTTCAAAAGGGGTTTTTCCCGTGGCAGAGtgcttggcgttgttatatGCATACTCGGCCAGTGGTAACCATGTGGCCCAGTCTGAGTGATCTGCAGCCACGTACAATCTAAGGTAGAACTCTATGAACTGGTTAACCctctctgtttggccatccGATTCCGGGTGGTATGCTGATGAGAAGGCGGTTTAATCCCAAGCCATTGGTACAGTGCCCTAAGAATTTTCTGGTAAACTGGTGCCTCTATCTGAGACAGTTTTCAGGGGTAGCCCGTGTAGCTTCCAGACGTGATTGACAAATAAATCTGCTAAGCCCTTTGACGTGATCTTTTTCAAGATGGGAATGAAATGGCCAAACTTTGAAAAGGAATCGATTACCACCAGTATGGCGTCGTGCCCCTGAGATTTGGGaaaccctgtgatgaagtcatatgATATCGTGTGAATGGGTAAGGCGGGACTTCcaagggtttcagggagaTGACTGGGCATGTGCGCGTCggttggcttgacaaactGGGCAACActcaacccattctttggcggatgatttcattccgggccaccagtagttcctGCTGATAAGCTCAAGcgtcctttgttggcctggatgTCCCGCCAGTGgagagtcatggaattccctcaatAGTTGCTCTTTAAGGggctctgagtctgggaccaccagttttccgcggtaccatagcaggtcttcctcccagtcgtaGTCTTGGTAGGCTTTTCGAATAGAGGGGGGTGCGTTGTCAGCATCTTCCgtcaggaattggatgatggctcTAGGGATGGGTCCTCCCTTAACTTGTTCCGtatttccgtgacaatttcaagttcctcttccaatGTGTTGGCAAACACCTTGGCTGGTAGCATAACCTCTGGTTCCTGGGGTATCCGTGTAATCTGATCTCCTGGATAAGGCGTccggcttccctgattgtttccctgggcaataatgtatctcaaaattgaagtcacTCAGGAATACCCGCCATCTAGCATGTTGTCGGTTGAaggtccgtgcctgcatccaatattctagATTCCTATGATCGGTGAAGACCTGTAccggtttgtccgttgcttccaaAATATCCTCCATTCTTCTAGCgccttgatgatagccaggagctccttattgtgggtgtcataattagcttctgctcctgagaatgacttggacatgtagGCAATCGGATGAAGGCGGTTATCTTCCCCTCGTTGGCTcaggatggctcccatggctacgcCTGATGCGTCCGTTTCTAGGTAATAAGGGAGTCTGGGTTCGAGTGGATTAGGACCGGGGAACGGGTGACTAGGGACTTCAATTCCTGAaaggcttcttcctcttgggACTCCCAAGACCATGGGATTTCCTTTTTGTGAGATTGTGGAGGGGGCGAGCCACGGAactaaagttggggatgaatcgGCGAAGATAGTTTACgaaccctaggaaggcctggacctgcttgactgttttCGGTTGGGCCATGATGTAacggcctcaatcttcttctggtccatggagaagcctgcaggggatatgacaatgccaaggtaattgactgtggtgacgtggaagtgacattagagagcttgcagaacaactggtttttcATTAGTCTCAATAGGACTTCCCTAACGTGTTCTGGATGCttcttggggtcttctgaaaagatgaggatgtcatccaagtaaatcaccactgtgacgtcaatgaggtctctgaacaagtcattcatgaatgttggaaggcggccggggcgttggtgagaccaaagggcatgaccagATATTCAAATAGTCCACTTGGTCctgaaggccgtcttccactcatctccttccttaatccTGACGTTATTATAACCCCAACAAAGATCTAGTTTGGTAaacatcttggcatgtcttaatttggccatgaggttgtcttgCCTGGGGAgcgggtagacgttttttgtgcgtgacgtcattcaacttcctatAGTCAACTACCAATCTGAGagagccatctgcctttttgacGAACATAAccgggcgcctgctgaggaggtaCTGGGACAAATTTACCCGTGGCTAGTTCCTCCTCGATATGTTGTTGAGGGCCTTGGACTCGGCGTCGGTCATACCATAAATTGGTCCAGGGGAGCTTAGCATCAGGGACAAGGTCATGGAGATGTCGTATTCCCTATGTGGGGgaaggaccttgaattcttctttgccaaagactttagcaaattcgTGGTATTGTTCTGGAAGATCCGCCAATGGGTTGgtatctgcttcttcctcgatGCTATCTGGGCTTGTTCAGGGAACGTAACatgtccctgttgccagtcaatcaaAGGGATTCCgaagtgagccatgtcatgctaGGATAGCCGGGGTGTTTGCCTatgggcaaacaaggaaaggaatgtGTGtgagtggccattggccgagaccgcgagttgaacctggtgccaaatgcgaccagctgggatatagtaccatctaacattctcacaactcgtggattttcgagttgggtttttggaatttttaATTTTTCAACTacggagggggagatgaagttcgATGTTGCTCCGGAGTCTATGAGTGTTCTGAGTGGTCTGCCGGGGAATTCTGGACGTATAGGTCGATATATAATAGGGGTTTTTTTTTGAGTCTAGGGcgagagatacaaattcaaaactatctaCTAATTGTCCATTTTTCGAGtcggggcttggcagcagtcctcgacttcatcttttcccgactcatCCTCGGCAACCTTGGCTATTTCTTTGATTGTTGCCTTCCAACCGTTAgggcactgcttgatccCATGGCCCTtctggccgcacttgacgcaaagaccagacgcgcggcggcggtccctttcttccggggtGACATAGTTAGGGTCCTCCGATAAacggacccgttgagtggtggtggtggaagtggtggctacggtggccggggacttagCGGGGGTTTTCTTGGgtcggttctcctcattctcCCAACGAAtatcaattttgattgaggcggcaaatatggcctcgAGATCATCGTCtggaatgttgtccttggtggacaggagttccttcaccttccagtgaagaccgcgcgtgaactgggcaatgaacgcctcagtgttccaattGAGTTCCGCCATAAGGTTGCGGAACTTGGTTACATACTCAGCCGTGGTTGTGGACTGAGTTAGTGCGGCGATCTTCCTGGCAGCCGCTCTTTTGGCATTGGGGTCtgcaaatgcctccttgaatttggccgttaaggccgggatagtGGTAGGGGGGTtgccctcgcccttgatgatggtcccTATGATAGGGAGGGCCCAATCggcggccttgtctgtcatgtggacaagatccataccaccatctgttcttcctcatcaaACTGGTCCCTGTGGAGGGCCACCCAAAAAGCATTGATCGAGCCACTGGGTGCCTTGCGTCCCCTAGTATCACCCTTATAAGGATCTGGAAGGTCCATTTTGGGTTGTTTTATATTGGACCCTGCATCGAAGGGGTAAGGGACCCAAGGTGTCGCTTAGGCGTACCttgaggctcttttttgggccgccttggttcttcctcttcctctgagtcaaaccctgttcctcttgaggGGCGGAATGGggctttgagcccaggcctaaccgtgcctggagtgtgagCTTCCccccctgagtgggtaggaggggtgacaggcccgaggtcgttggtctccttgcatatggctttgagctcagagctgttggccttgagagtggatttgggcctgcaaggacccgatttggctggtgagggtgttgatagcctcgaggagagaggtaagggtcggctccggttccattccgggcaagtgttgcggagggggtgatgggccgcgagaggtggttgggagcgggttgccaagGGACGTTgagaggagcggctggagggacggagtatgggtgagggacgccagagcgtgtggagggaatCGTGGAGACGGCATGGGGGGggtgcctgtgacaggacttatgagcggttttttttGTAGTATActaacgctaaacccttgcgtctagtacctagcgttggactgtccctacacaaatcaacagacctggcggtcgtgatatgagcggttttCAGCAAGGGTATTTCAGCGGCTAGGgtcgctgactactgagttgGCAAAActcggggtatgcgggcgattagAGCtcgtcagccttatagcaattcagtactacgtggggggggagcttttgattattatgctccgcaaggtggccccgatcacggttatttcccttgtgctagtactgggagtcctctcgttgttgatcaagcctacaaaaagtcgattttacaatgttgtacaccaactgtaaggttgggtacacgctagtgggcgggcgcttatggccgtactactacaggcacTGCTGtcactatctaggctatactaataccgcttagggcggttACTACTTCTGTatactgcaagggggccttaggcctgggaggtgtgatgagtaagggGGTGGTGAACGTCTGGGAACTGATTGGGggcggctacttagctggctggctaccttctctagtgagtaagagacgaggtaaaatcgacttggtgtttccaagcgatttccctgctgtatatatagacggAGCgcctatctacatggtctgtgcgcgagagaaagaagtgtaGAAGacatgagaagcgtgctgcgggctgcgcagaagcgtggatttctcctaagcgcccttggcacggcatctcggcgcggcatctcggcattgtAAGCGCCAgaacgtgatcgaaaaacaaaagatatggagtccgtaaaaaaactaaaaataatagaaaaattgtgcgattctaatggtatatttaaggaggttataacattcaCTGTCAACTGCCAGTAACGCATATAGGACCGCGGGTAAGTTGTTTGTTGTAACTGCAACCTTTGCTGATTCAGTTTTGTTGACGTCTCTTTGCCCTTGTCCTTTGGTTGCTTGTTGGCACTGTTCTTCTGCCTTGGTCCCGTTCCTTTGGCGCTGCCTCCCACTGCCCAACATTCTTGCTTTGAATGACCGGGTTTACTGCAGTTAAGACATGCAGGTCCTTTGTTTTTCTTTTGCTGGTTTTTTGAGTTTGAGCTTGACAATTTTGTGTTCAAtgtttggacttgtttggtTAGTGCAAGAACATTGCTGTGAGACCAGTGGCTGTTCTTACAATGTTCTTCCTCCTTTAGAGCGGCTTCCTTGACCATCAGAGGTGTAACAGCGCTTGCCTGGTTTGTGGTTTGGATGATGGTGTTAACAATTGCATAGGTGGGTGGCAATGCATTCATCATGATTTGTGCCATCATTAGGTTGCTGACAGGTTCCCAAGTGTTTCATCTTGGAAGCAATCAACAATAGGTTGTTTAAACCAGTAGCAATGTTGTCATCTTCCAAAATTTTTGTTGAGGTAAGCTGCTGATATAAGAAAGATAGCAATTGGACACCTTTTCCTTCCCAGTGTTGACTATTTGAGTCCATGCTTGCTTAGCCGTAGTTGTGTCCATTACGTCTGCCATAGCTCCATCTTCCATGTTCAGCATGATTTGCGCAAACGCATCCTCATCCTGTTTTGTCCACTTAGCAATTGACTCTTTATAGTTTGAGACTTTTGCATTGTCTTTAGTTTGGCTCAGTGGGTGAGTTGGGCAAGTTATTGGTTCTGTTTGCTATGCCAAATAATCCATGCAGTTTCAAAACTGTTGTTGACAAAACTTCACGCGTTGTAGTTGACCCATGTCCTTCAACTTTGGGAGTTTGTAGATTTTTGTGTTTGTATTCACTTGTTGACATGTTGTGCGGCTAATGTGCATGTATTTTTCAAGTTATTGGTTCTGTTTGCTATGCCAAATAATCCATGCAGTTTCAAAACTGTTGTTTGACAAAACTTCCACGCTTGTAGTTGGACCCATTGTCCTTCACTTTGGGAGTTTGTAGATTTTTGTGTTTGTATTCTCACTTGTTGACATGTTGTGCGGCTAATGTGCATgtattttttcttcttggttaATTTGCCAGTGCggcggggctcataacctgttgaaGCTTGTGAGATAACAtgaaaagatagaaaataatCCATACTTTACCTCAGCTTCAACTATGATATAGCAAACTGAGGTTTACATGAAAAATTCCatgagcatatatgcaaataGTACAAACAGATACAACGCGTCACGTGGACACGTATACAGGTTATCTAGTTATATACTGATATTACAACACTATATACACTCATTTGGTGATGATTGGCAACTAACTGAGGGCTACTAATGAATTTATTTGGCACGTTGATTGTCTTGGATATGCCAAAGTGCTATAAATAATAAACATAAATCATTGATAGAGACGGGCCAGCAAACTGCTTTCCGGATACCGTAGTTTAGGTCAGTTGCGCCTCCACAGAGAATCTTTGTGCTGCGTAACATATCAATGATGAGGATTCAACATATTGGACTCCTGTCAAAGTGCCTCAGATACGTAGCAGCAACGCTCTAATAGGAATAAACTATGATTCCATACAGATTGTAGGGTTAAGGGGATTGGAGATATTTCTCTGGCCGTCAATCCTGCACTACTTGGCCCCAAAAATCTTGGGAGCGCTCCAGGACTAGTTATTGCCGGTGGGCACtccggagcgtttggtatgacaCTGGGAAGTGCTCACCAAGGAGTCCGGATTTGTTGGATTCTAACaaggaggttcccaaaactgGAGTACTCCAGAGTGCTCCAGGGCTTTTAGAGCCCCCATAGAGTACTTGGCTGCTTGTTTGAGATGCACGCTGCCATGGACTCAAGCTGCTGTAACAGATTCAGTAATCTATCCTATCATAGTAACTGGCTATCCTTGACACATATATTAAGATGCACATCTGAACAGGAGATTGATATTTGCAAATCATTACATCCCAATTAAAGCCGTTTGCAGATCAGCTGACACTTTCACTTTCACCACACACTCTTTTGTTGTAAATACAATCCATGGAATGATTGTAAGGATGCCCCTATTTCCACCACACTTATTCATAAAAGTATGGCTTTATCTTTGTGCCAACTTTTGCCCCTTGCCACCAATTTAATTCAATTCTACACAACACCTTCCACTCTTTATGGTCAAGACTTGCCTCATGTTGTGGCTCCGCAGAGGAATCATCCCCAAGCAAGCTCCATATATTCACTGGTTTGATTTGTTGTCAATACCACACTCATCAACCCATAAGAGCACAGAGGCATTGCAAGTACCCCATTTAACTTGCCAGGCAGCTTGAAGCACTTCATTTGCTCAAGTGCCTCACACAAAATCAATTTTTGTGAATAAGCAGCTGCAACAAGTGCCCTTGAGATAGTCAAGAGCAAGAGGTTGATGTTATGGAACAGGATAAATTAGTAAAGAATGGCAAAGCAAACATGATTTAGCCTTGAAATTAGTGTAGACAGACACTTGTAAAGCACATAGAGATACTCCTTGaattttctgttatttctactatttttaatcatgtaatactcaaggtattaagggagaaacAGTTCCTTGAAGGAAAGACTTAATAACTTGAGTCTAACTGAAAGACTGTTCTTAAGTAACCACTCtgctttccagaagctactaGCCTGAGTACTAAGAGGGAGGTCTGGGCCTCactaagagcacagctttgtttcagccttttcctagAGTGTCTTAGTGAGGGGAAATATATTTttagaactggaggctaacttttataaggcatggctttatgagacaggctctcacttaacatctcatctcttttcatcttctcatgtatcttaccctactgtatatagtaatcacaggccttcaagggtataaatagccccttgaactggccttttgaatgcatctcatttttaccatcctctctcagcctagtgTGACTCTTAGAACTTCTTCTATTGATTTctttaagtatcatacatagtaaatcaGCCTAAGGCTCTTAAGTTTggtgcatatagcctctaggacaGCCCcacctatacagggaacctagaatCACTTGAGTGCAACCATGCTAAGACTTCCTGGCAGTCTGCTAAGtatttggtgcttccacaacacCCTTACCCCTTGTCAGCCATTGGAGACAGGGAAATaaatttccataattctcaattaaattacagtgagCTCCAGAGACTGACGTTTAAGTTATATACTACTATGCTTGTACCTTGCATtgcctgctgaacagtaatacACTCATTACTtgttattggtagggatcacctGATACTAACTACTTTATTCTTTtagcaagataactagcTACCTTAATATACTCTATTTTCACTAGCATAGACTTCTCTTATTAATTATCTCCTAAGATTTTTACCTTTTATAATTAGACAGTTACTTTGTTTGTCTTTTCTCCTCTTTTggtttctttctttcctcTTTAGAGTATTCATTTTATTACTtattttccctatctataacaaAGACAGAAGTGAAATATCACCTGTCCTCACTCCACATGCACCAAtgactgttgtacaccatgtaaggtgggtacacactagggaagctgttacaccctcatgAATTATACCATAAGGATTGCACAATTTTCCTActattttagtattttttatggactcatATCCTttatttttcaatcatgtgatctttgtgcttattatgccaagatgccgcccaagatgccgtgccaagggcgcttaggagaaatccacgcttctgcgcagcctgcagcacgcttcttatttcctttatgtacttcctttctcacgcgcacagaccatgtagatagtgcgcccttgtctatatatacaacaggaaaattgcttgggaacaccaagtcaattttaccttgtctcatacaccattgaggaggatagtTCCAGCCagtaagtagccagcccccagcaGTAACAGACACTCCCCCCTatattaactcaccacacatccagggctaagccccccttgTTGACAGTAGACACCAGTAggacgccttaagcgttgtagTTACAGTAGTttagttagtagtatagccttagtcagCAGATTGCATTGtttagtacggccttaagcgcctgtcactagcatgtacccaaccttacagttggtgtacaacaaccATCCAcataatctgcatatatctgactttctgattaaTGGCCATTgtctcctattttccattattcctgtcattactctatgtaatgctcatattgactgtatgcgtacatatcgttcaatagagctccttctGCTTGTTCTAATGCTGCCTGTCcacgtgctcatacaataagatcccatggagatattagcttcacaagattctatctatgtggctcaagtactttactaatcattatatttatatctttacatctagctcatcacatgactagctctaacttgggaaatgaaccttattcctagcttagttgagtcatactctcatgagattactaaggttctccttatctggTAATTTAGTGGCACTGTAGAGCTCCTTCTGCTTGTTCTAatgctgcctgtcacgtgctcatacaataagatcccatggagatattagcttcacaagattctatctatgtggctcaagtactttactaatcattatatttatatctttacatctagctcatcacatgactagctctaacttgggaaatgaaccttattcctagcttagttgagtcatacctctcatgagattactaaggttctccttatctggTAATtttagtggcactgcaaatcctgcttatgagtcattctgcttgccaccagaatgactcacaatgactcactctaagtgctcattggctgccaagcatttcttgatagactgagtcatgtatttagatgtttctatttttaactaattgcagttcaaacccaagagcagcacattccatcctagtcatatctgtgccttccacccaccaatcaaagtcttatgtcatgacccatgcctttgctggcatgtctctgaccaagccactactaataggatattccacagtctttagaaggccgcatactcacatatgcagtcagaactgtcattactctaagggctcatgattagacgacagtccaccagggtcacatgacctcccctcctccagtcctttatcaaatactatactaaactactacggatttgaggtggggggggggatgacataatctttctaataatatattattcagaccttgcccgcagactccttaacattggtctgcggctaggggggcgggggagtgcaacatcccccagcaatatatattattcatatatcactgtgatcacatatatatatatctttgacagtggatatatatggtaataacctttccagatataggttatgacatcttaggaagcacagtcctaagcaagtcatactcatactctgataggtgaatgactcagtaaccttgccactctagggtataaaaggggactcttgcatacccttggagggcacccactttactccacctctgttctttactccacctcactgttactgttgactgtcactcttgggtttgggcttgcccccctcaactgtgtgatatattgtgcctcaagatttcaaataacttaaacttgtataagtggatctcccaagtacccatagtgtggaaaggttgtagacctgatacagagttcttaggttaagtgaacaaaggcaatcatccttaaagaaggatatactaagtaaccagttagttcctgcaactaggagtgaaacttacataactatctctgccaaagggaacctgagccagtactcttgctcttacagaaatacttactaagacactttacactgagaaaggatatatctgtagttgattgtattcaagatagctagacccagagaaccctaaagaagctacttctttacttagcttggaaattgggaaatcttccaacacagactctgctcagcaccagagtctcaacctcttttcccccaatttacaacacaTTCACAGAGGAGGATATCTGTACTGTtaccccttacttaacctatcacctcccaggcctaaggccccattgtcaacagtagatagcaGTAGGTTGCTTAAGcagcagtagtatagcctttagagtagattacataaacagtgtctgtagtagtatggccacaagtgcctgcccactagcagtaacccaccttacagtgcagTTACAACAGAagcaggtgcttaaggccatatCTAGTACAAGTA
This window harbors:
- a CDS encoding Retrotransposable element Tf2 protein — encoded protein: MTKEKMAGTKGTIPEYAIGEKVWLDAKNVEIRSNSNKLDPKRLGPFEVTKKISSHAYRLKLPESLKIHDVFYGGYWEEEYEVEQIIDSKRQRGKWFYLIKWKGYGPEDNSWEPEELLEHSQEEIQRFNRSRLKKACDSAKSL
- a CDS encoding Retrotransposable element Tf2 protein; this translates as MAKLRHAKMFTKLDLCWGYNNVRIKEGDEWKTAFRTKDLIDVTVVIYLDDILIFSEDPKKHPEHVREVLLRLMKNQLFCKLSNVTSTSPQSITLALSYPLQASPWTRRRLRPLHHGPTENSQAGPGLPRFRGSPPPQSHKKEIPWSWESQEEEAFQELKSLVTQTDASGVAMGAILSQRGEDNRLHPIAYMSKSFSGAEANYDTHNKELLAIIKALEEWRIFWKQRTNRNLEYWMQARTFNRQHARWRVFLSDFNFEIHYCPGKQSGKPDALSRRSDYTDTPGTRGYATSQVKGGPIPRAIIQFLTEDADNAPPSIRKAYQDYDWEEDLLWYRGKLVVPDSEPLKEQLLREFHDSPLAGHPGQQRTLELISRNYWWPGMKSSAKEWVECCPVCQANRRAHAQSSP
- a CDS encoding Retrotransposon-derived protein PEG10 — its product is MPRSSQRPLATRSQPPLAAHHPLRNTCPEWNRSRPLPLSSRLSTPSPAKSGPCRPKSTLKANSSELKAICKETNDLGPVTPPTHSGGEAHTPGTVRPGLKAPFRPSRGTGFDSEEEEEPRRPKKEPQGSNIKQPKMDLPDPYKGDTRGRKAPSGSINAFWVALHRDQFDEEEQMVAADWALPIIGTIIKGEGNPPTTIPALTAKFKEAFADPNAKRAAARKIAALTQSTTTAEYVTKFRNLMAELNWNTEAFIAQFTRGLHWKVKELLSTKDNIPDDDLEAIFAASIKIDIRWENEENRPKKTPAKSPATVATTSTTTTQRVRLSEDPNYVTPEERDRRRASGLCVKCGQKGHGIKQCPNGWKATIKEIAKVAEDESGKDEVEDCCQAPTRKMDNYPDSIEEEADTNPLADLPEQYHEFAKVFGKEEFKVLPPHREYDISMTLSLMLSSPGPIYGMTDAESKALNNISRRN